Proteins from a genomic interval of Symmachiella macrocystis:
- a CDS encoding glycerophosphodiester phosphodiesterase: MKNPTSPQLRNLIRLFRQNWSCLAVTDVAFKVLAFVALVPIVAALFRGFVAISGRKVLADQDILAFVLSPTGGIAIVVVGAIWIAILALEQSALAAVVFFRTDSQRLTTRQALLFAAGHAWPVLQLTGRMVIWTILAAVPFLVVAGIVYWSLLTKYDINFYLTKKPPQFLAALALGAVIGAAFLAVFLRILSGWIYTLPLLLFEHVSPSEALSLSGKLAAGRRKTIVAWIIGWGAANFGISLVAAAIVGGIGTLLIIGAGSVLALVLIATGGILLLGAVVNFASTLLSTTTFAVMLVGLYQTLDRKDHKTAKVTYKEESSAGRFLLKLTRRRIVFGSLLALLVAGGIGAGLLQSVQFEEDTLITAHRGASAAAPENTLASIQGAIDEGADYAEIDVQETRDGVVVVVHDSDLKKLGGPGTKIWDATAEELRKVDIGSWFAPQFSEQRVPTLAEVLSLAKGNIRVNIELKFYGHNDRLEERVAKIVEEHGMQDDIIVMSLEQSMVAKMKSLRPQWTVGLLTAVAKGDLTRLDADFFAVNLNMADRSFIQTAHDRDKQVFAWTVNDPLMMSTMIGRGVDNLITDKPALARSVLEQREEMSSVERLLVDLGGNWSEAVDPDEEPVTQ, translated from the coding sequence TTGAAGAACCCGACATCCCCGCAACTTCGCAACTTGATTCGCTTGTTTCGTCAGAATTGGTCCTGCTTGGCCGTCACCGACGTCGCCTTCAAGGTGCTGGCCTTTGTTGCGCTAGTGCCAATTGTAGCTGCGCTGTTTCGCGGATTTGTCGCCATCTCCGGACGGAAAGTTCTCGCAGACCAAGACATCTTGGCCTTCGTCTTAAGCCCGACCGGTGGAATTGCGATTGTTGTCGTCGGTGCAATCTGGATCGCGATTCTAGCACTGGAGCAATCCGCCTTAGCGGCAGTCGTGTTTTTCCGCACCGATTCCCAACGGCTAACGACCCGCCAAGCACTGTTATTTGCCGCCGGTCATGCGTGGCCGGTATTGCAACTCACCGGTCGCATGGTCATTTGGACCATTTTGGCTGCCGTCCCGTTTTTGGTCGTCGCCGGGATCGTCTACTGGAGCTTGCTCACGAAATACGACATCAACTTCTACCTCACCAAGAAACCGCCGCAATTCTTAGCGGCCCTCGCTTTGGGGGCCGTGATTGGCGCGGCTTTCTTGGCTGTGTTTCTGCGAATTCTGTCGGGCTGGATCTACACCCTGCCCTTGCTACTCTTCGAGCATGTTTCTCCCTCCGAAGCCCTCTCCCTGAGCGGCAAATTGGCCGCCGGGCGCCGTAAGACGATCGTGGCTTGGATCATCGGCTGGGGGGCCGCCAACTTCGGGATTTCACTGGTCGCAGCGGCTATCGTTGGAGGAATCGGCACTCTGCTGATCATTGGAGCGGGGAGCGTCTTGGCACTAGTGCTGATCGCCACCGGCGGGATCTTGTTGCTGGGTGCGGTCGTCAACTTCGCTTCGACACTTTTAAGCACCACCACGTTTGCCGTCATGCTCGTCGGGCTCTATCAAACGCTGGATCGCAAAGACCACAAAACCGCAAAGGTCACCTACAAGGAAGAGTCGAGCGCGGGGCGCTTTCTACTGAAACTGACACGGCGACGGATCGTGTTTGGCTCACTGTTGGCACTGCTCGTTGCCGGCGGTATCGGGGCAGGATTGCTGCAAAGCGTTCAATTCGAGGAGGATACTTTAATCACTGCTCACCGTGGCGCCTCTGCCGCCGCTCCGGAAAACACACTGGCTTCGATCCAAGGCGCCATCGACGAAGGAGCCGATTACGCCGAGATTGACGTACAGGAAACCCGCGACGGCGTGGTCGTCGTGGTGCATGACAGCGACCTCAAAAAGCTGGGCGGACCGGGAACGAAAATCTGGGACGCCACGGCTGAGGAACTCCGCAAAGTGGATATCGGAAGTTGGTTTGCCCCACAGTTTAGCGAACAGCGCGTCCCGACCCTGGCCGAGGTCTTGTCGCTGGCGAAAGGCAATATTCGCGTAAATATCGAGTTGAAATTCTACGGCCACAACGACCGCCTGGAAGAACGCGTCGCCAAGATTGTTGAGGAACATGGTATGCAGGACGACATTATTGTCATGTCGCTGGAACAATCGATGGTGGCCAAGATGAAGTCGCTCCGCCCGCAATGGACCGTGGGACTGCTGACAGCTGTTGCCAAAGGAGACCTGACGCGGCTGGACGCGGATTTCTTTGCCGTCAATCTAAATATGGCTGACCGGAGCTTCATCCAAACCGCTCACGATCGTGATAAGCAGGTTTTTGCCTGGACGGTGAATGATCCACTCATGATGTCGACCATGATCGGCCGCGGCGTCGACAATCTAATCACCGACAAACCCGCCTTAGCACGGTCAGTTCTAGAGCAGCGCGAGGAAATGAGTTCGGTGGAACGCCTGTTGGTCGACCTGGGAGGAAACTGGTCGGAGGCAGTGGATCCGGACGAAGAACCGGTCACGCAGTAA
- a CDS encoding tetratricopeptide repeat protein: MTIAIIMLFSAAARGEDKDRVVFRQPNGASIGISGRIVDYNGQTIEIELATSGKQRSFDVGKITKVEYTRSPNHEAGLEALQAKRWDEALRWLDLALDQELRRWVRREILALEVQCLTQLGHYGAAGDKFLTIVESDPDTFYYKHLPLLWTARGLTPDDIIRARQWMESPRAAARLLGASFLINDPQQGDSAAQVLRKLSSHPDSRIMGLARGQSWRMKLRQGQVTDNDLRTWAGQIESMPEGLRAGPYYLLGRGYQSTQHPLRAAQAFLWVPLVYDHDTQLAARACLEAAHALISAGQTKQGQTLLREVTTRYADTPFAGEARAGLKDARP, from the coding sequence ATGACGATCGCCATTATTATGCTGTTTTCTGCAGCTGCGCGGGGTGAAGACAAAGATCGCGTCGTATTCCGCCAACCCAATGGAGCCTCCATCGGAATTTCAGGCCGCATTGTCGATTACAACGGGCAAACGATTGAAATCGAATTGGCCACCAGCGGCAAACAACGCTCCTTCGATGTAGGCAAAATCACCAAAGTCGAATACACCCGCTCTCCAAATCACGAGGCCGGGCTGGAAGCGCTACAGGCCAAGCGTTGGGACGAAGCACTGCGCTGGCTGGACCTCGCACTCGACCAAGAATTGCGGCGTTGGGTCCGCCGCGAAATCCTAGCCCTTGAAGTCCAATGCTTGACCCAACTGGGCCATTACGGTGCGGCAGGGGACAAGTTTTTGACGATCGTCGAAAGCGATCCCGACACATTTTACTACAAACACCTGCCGTTACTGTGGACAGCCCGCGGATTGACGCCCGACGACATCATTCGGGCGCGGCAATGGATGGAAAGCCCCCGCGCCGCCGCACGATTGCTCGGCGCCAGTTTCCTAATCAACGACCCGCAGCAAGGGGACTCCGCCGCTCAGGTCTTGAGAAAACTCAGTTCGCATCCCGACAGCCGGATCATGGGTCTAGCCCGCGGCCAATCCTGGCGGATGAAACTTCGCCAAGGCCAAGTGACCGACAACGACCTGCGGACCTGGGCCGGCCAGATCGAAAGCATGCCCGAGGGGCTCCGCGCCGGACCCTATTATTTACTCGGCCGCGGCTATCAGTCGACCCAACACCCCCTCCGCGCCGCCCAAGCCTTCTTGTGGGTCCCGCTGGTCTACGACCACGATACCCAATTAGCCGCCCGCGCCTGCCTCGAAGCCGCCCACGCCCTCATCTCAGCCGGCCAAACCAAACAGGGACAAACCCTGTTACGCGAAGTCACCACCCGCTACGCGGACACCCCTTTCGCCGGCGAAGCCCGCGCGGGGCTTAAGGATGCGAGGCCTTAG
- a CDS encoding chloride channel protein, with the protein MTNLADSTTPKPLSIWIMALLAVAVGLIGGFGAVIFRGMIAIVHNLLFLGTFSYQYDANIHTPTPAPWGAWIILVPVIGAVGVAFLVKTFAPEAKGHGVPEVMDAVYYGKGAIRPVVAAVKSCASALSIGSGGSVGREGPIIQIGAAFGSSLGQLIPMPTHQRVTLIAAGGGAGIAATFNTPIGGGLFAMELMMTSVRAKSVLPVFIATAVATWIGREFLGMNPAFDVPTIQHPSGHPLFWAMFPLLVVFGIVIGLASALFVRSIYWTEDLFDKMPGNYYTRHMLGMLTVGVIMWLLMNQAGHYYIQGVGYATVQDVLQNTLEAPGFLLLLVALKLVATNLTLGSGASGGVFSPSLFIGACLGGCLGTIVRWIDPGFPVEPSIFAVAGMAGMIGGTTGAVATGSIMMFEMTRDLDAVVPILLTVGIAWTVRKRISSPSIYTLKLLRRGHNVPEGLMSDMPAALTAKQAMSTEFSTTTANNDTVPTEAAPAGTFVIQCEGNTVRGVQPGESCVFVEESSSLTNVLADLDDTGADVALVFRDGSEHTADAVVGVITHDLIARTLGSSATLYR; encoded by the coding sequence ATGACCAATCTTGCTGATTCGACGACACCCAAGCCCTTATCAATCTGGATTATGGCGCTGCTCGCTGTGGCGGTCGGATTAATTGGCGGTTTTGGAGCGGTCATTTTCCGGGGCATGATCGCTATCGTCCACAATCTGCTGTTTTTGGGCACGTTCTCCTACCAATACGACGCCAATATCCATACCCCCACCCCTGCTCCCTGGGGTGCCTGGATCATCCTGGTGCCTGTGATCGGTGCTGTCGGCGTTGCCTTTCTCGTAAAAACGTTCGCTCCCGAAGCCAAGGGGCACGGCGTTCCCGAAGTGATGGATGCTGTCTATTACGGTAAAGGGGCGATTCGCCCTGTCGTGGCGGCTGTCAAATCGTGTGCTTCGGCGCTTTCCATTGGCAGTGGCGGTTCAGTCGGCCGCGAAGGTCCGATTATTCAGATTGGCGCCGCTTTTGGATCCTCCCTCGGCCAACTCATTCCCATGCCGACACACCAACGCGTGACCTTGATCGCTGCCGGTGGTGGAGCGGGGATTGCAGCCACCTTTAATACCCCCATCGGTGGCGGGCTGTTTGCGATGGAATTGATGATGACCTCGGTCCGCGCAAAATCGGTGCTACCGGTCTTCATCGCCACAGCGGTGGCAACCTGGATTGGCCGCGAATTCTTGGGCATGAACCCGGCATTCGATGTCCCCACCATTCAACATCCCTCGGGACATCCGTTGTTTTGGGCCATGTTTCCGCTCTTGGTTGTCTTCGGCATCGTGATCGGCCTGGCTTCGGCCCTGTTTGTGCGATCGATCTACTGGACCGAAGACCTATTCGACAAAATGCCCGGCAATTACTACACGCGGCACATGCTGGGCATGCTCACTGTGGGCGTGATCATGTGGCTGCTGATGAATCAAGCCGGCCACTACTATATACAAGGTGTTGGCTACGCCACGGTGCAGGATGTCCTACAGAACACTCTCGAAGCGCCCGGATTTCTACTGCTGTTGGTCGCGCTCAAATTGGTGGCGACGAATTTGACGTTAGGGTCCGGAGCCTCGGGAGGCGTCTTCTCCCCCAGCCTGTTCATCGGTGCCTGCCTGGGAGGCTGCCTCGGCACGATCGTGCGTTGGATCGACCCTGGATTTCCCGTCGAACCTTCGATCTTCGCCGTCGCCGGCATGGCCGGCATGATCGGTGGGACCACAGGCGCTGTCGCCACAGGCAGCATTATGATGTTCGAAATGACCCGCGATCTCGATGCGGTCGTGCCGATTCTGCTCACAGTGGGTATTGCCTGGACAGTCCGCAAGCGGATTTCGTCACCGAGTATTTACACCTTAAAGCTGCTCCGCCGCGGGCATAACGTCCCCGAAGGCCTGATGTCCGATATGCCCGCCGCATTGACGGCAAAACAAGCGATGTCCACCGAGTTTTCCACAACGACAGCCAACAACGACACCGTACCCACGGAAGCAGCCCCCGCCGGAACGTTTGTGATCCAGTGCGAAGGCAACACGGTTCGCGGTGTTCAACCGGGGGAAAGCTGCGTCTTCGTGGAGGAATCAAGTTCGTTGACGAACGTACTCGCCGATTTAGACGACACAGGCGCCGACGTGGCCCTGGTCTTCCGCGACGGCAGCGAACACACAGCCGACGCCGTGGTCGGCGTGATCACGCACGACCTCATCGCCCGCACCCTGGGCAGCTCGGCGACGCTTTATCGTTGA
- a CDS encoding vWA domain-containing protein produces MSQKSPNNQFRSRWPEWLLPAFFLPSWLMSLGFHMIVFVGVALIFQNTGVTEGLDDSGRVVDIFVKEAANPEEQPQESANTEQSTAEDPLTDEQVDEVPPEELVDNLLDTPLPLDNVFAPGPAIADVELPLAEPIRPARPAPPAGGLPPGRGETQFFGTKDKGTRFAFVIDCSGSMQSHNAIHYAKAELKNSISLLEPTQQFQIIYYNQEVYPWHRRGRSDDIYWANDTNKRLAYNFVDERGPTGGTDHVPALMMALRLTPEVIYFLTDADQSDRISNRDMARINKFNNGRTRIHCIEFGVGPQLDAEREASFLADLARNNGGSYRYLDVKKLSQR; encoded by the coding sequence ATGTCCCAAAAAAGCCCCAACAATCAATTTCGCTCGCGGTGGCCTGAGTGGCTACTCCCGGCGTTTTTTCTGCCCAGTTGGCTGATGTCGCTCGGTTTTCACATGATTGTCTTTGTGGGCGTCGCCCTGATTTTTCAAAATACCGGCGTCACCGAGGGCCTGGACGATTCCGGGCGCGTGGTCGATATTTTTGTCAAAGAGGCGGCCAACCCTGAAGAACAGCCGCAGGAATCGGCCAATACCGAACAATCCACGGCCGAAGATCCGCTCACTGATGAACAGGTCGACGAAGTTCCGCCGGAAGAACTCGTCGATAATTTGCTCGATACGCCACTCCCTTTGGATAACGTGTTCGCTCCGGGACCGGCGATTGCCGATGTGGAGCTACCGCTCGCGGAACCGATCCGCCCGGCGCGGCCCGCTCCCCCGGCGGGTGGCCTTCCCCCGGGTCGCGGCGAAACGCAGTTTTTCGGCACTAAAGACAAAGGGACCCGCTTTGCCTTTGTGATCGATTGCTCTGGCAGCATGCAAAGCCACAATGCAATCCATTACGCCAAGGCAGAACTCAAAAACAGCATTTCGCTGCTTGAGCCGACGCAGCAATTCCAAATTATTTATTACAACCAAGAGGTCTACCCCTGGCATCGTCGCGGGCGGAGTGACGATATCTATTGGGCCAATGACACCAATAAACGTCTGGCCTATAACTTCGTCGACGAACGCGGGCCGACCGGCGGCACGGACCATGTTCCGGCATTGATGATGGCCCTCCGACTGACTCCCGAAGTCATCTATTTCCTCACCGACGCCGACCAAAGCGACCGCATCAGCAATCGCGATATGGCCCGCATCAACAAATTCAACAACGGCCGCACACGGATTCACTGTATAGAATTCGGCGTGGGGCCCCAGTTGGATGCGGAACGGGAAGCCAGTTTCCTGGCCGATTTGGCTCGCAATAATGGCGGCTCGTATCGGTATCTCGATGTCAAAAAATTGTCCCAACGGTGA